Proteins from a single region of Macrobrachium nipponense isolate FS-2020 chromosome 11, ASM1510439v2, whole genome shotgun sequence:
- the LOC135209241 gene encoding uncharacterized protein LOC135209241, whose translation MEDSQDIKDDVPSMVRRTSVILSDENERLEGEWLEHETQFIYNTGMAAYKDKAKVWKAFDDKGKSLRPPVTGNELRTWFMSLRIRFGCLTAEKSGQGASRQLTDREKWILNIFHFLNPHIVYRKTPKMFGLPMAGPFVPYGPTTVDVVQT comes from the exons ATGGAGGACAGCCAAGACATCAAGGACGACGTGCCATCAATGGTAAGAAGAACCTCTGTCATCCTGTCGGACGAAAATGAGAGGCTGGAGGGTGAATGGCTCGAGCACGAGACCCAGTTCATATACAACACGGGGATGGCTGCCTACAAGGACAAAGCCAAGGTGTGGAAGGCCTTTGATGACAAGGGCAAGTCGCTTAGGCCACCAGTGACTGGCAACGAGCTCCGGACGTGGTTCATGTCCCTCAGGATCCGCTTCGGATGCCTCACTGCCGAGAAGAGTGGCCAAGGGGCGAGCAGACAACTGACGGaccgggagaagtggatattgaacatattccactTCCTCAATCCCCACATCGTCTATCGGAAGACACCCAAGATGTTTGGACTACCAATG GCTggcccttttgtaccctatgGCCCCACAACGGTGGACGTGGTACAGACGTGA